From the genome of Bifidobacterium asteroides, one region includes:
- a CDS encoding GH36-type glycosyl hydrolase domain-containing protein, producing MQYGHFDDAAREYVIDTPATPLPWINYLGNQDFFSLISNTGGGYSFYKDAKLQRITRYRYNGVPADNGSRNYYLSLMDRDNQQSAPLATWSPTFLPFRTPLDRYSCRQGTGYTIFESSYKGIDTVMTAFVPMDADAEINRLKIRNTTDSPILLEVTGCMEWCLWNAEDDSSNFQRNLSTGEVEIEQGSESTLLYHKTEYKERRNHYAFFGVNRPTCGFDTSRDEFLGRFNGWDTPQAIIEGRARNSVAHGWSPIAANRVRLSLDPGQEESLVFLLGYVQLPKEDKWEDPDDPTKVGIINKKPAHALFDRFKRDDQVDQAFADLKAYWTDLLDRFTLDSGDPRLDRMVNIWHQYQCMVTFNLSRSASYFESGTGRGMGFRDSNQDLLGFVHLIPGRARQRIIDIASTQLKDGSAWHQYQPLTKRGNADIGGGFNDDPLWLVAGTYAYLAETGDSSILGEPVPFNNVGGTQRPLLEHLRRSVGFTMNHLGPHGLPLIGRADWNDCLDLNCFSDTPGESFQTVENNDTGVAESVLIGGMFVLYAGRYADILDHYGTDCGMSREAVAQETDSVRQAIEKMTHAIEGAGWDGRWFLRAYDAYSRPVGSHTDSEGQIYIEPQGMCVLAGIGLGDGKARQALTSVKERLTSSWGTAILAPAYSTYRIELGEISSYPKGYKENGGIFCHVNPWISIANAMVDDDEEAFAVYRRTCPAYLEEKSDIRKVEPYVYCQMVAGPESPTPGEGKNSWLTGTAAWSFVDISQYLLGVRPTLDGLVIEPHLPAEFNELTVSRSWRGVTYRISMKRTGKRSVSLDGRELGDGMVPPQTGENPVDLTVTF from the coding sequence ATGCAATACGGTCATTTTGACGACGCAGCCAGGGAGTACGTCATCGACACACCCGCCACCCCGCTGCCTTGGATCAACTATCTGGGCAACCAGGACTTCTTCTCCCTCATCTCCAACACAGGCGGCGGTTATTCCTTCTATAAGGACGCCAAGCTCCAAAGGATAACCCGTTACCGCTACAACGGGGTACCTGCCGACAACGGCAGCCGCAACTACTACCTGAGCCTCATGGATCGAGACAACCAGCAATCCGCTCCCCTGGCCACCTGGTCGCCCACCTTCCTGCCCTTCAGGACCCCCCTGGACCGGTACAGCTGCCGCCAGGGGACCGGATACACCATCTTCGAATCCTCCTACAAGGGGATCGACACGGTCATGACCGCCTTCGTCCCTATGGATGCCGATGCCGAAATCAACCGTCTGAAAATCAGAAACACCACCGACTCCCCCATCCTCTTGGAGGTGACCGGCTGCATGGAGTGGTGCCTATGGAACGCCGAGGACGACTCCAGCAACTTCCAACGCAACCTGTCCACGGGCGAAGTGGAGATCGAGCAGGGATCGGAGTCCACCCTCCTCTACCACAAGACCGAATACAAGGAACGCCGGAACCATTACGCCTTCTTCGGGGTCAACCGGCCCACCTGCGGGTTCGACACCAGCCGAGACGAATTCCTGGGCCGGTTCAATGGCTGGGATACCCCCCAGGCCATCATCGAGGGCAGAGCCCGCAACTCTGTGGCCCACGGCTGGTCCCCCATTGCCGCCAACAGGGTCAGACTGTCCCTGGACCCCGGTCAGGAGGAGAGCTTGGTATTCCTCCTGGGCTATGTCCAATTGCCCAAGGAAGACAAGTGGGAGGACCCTGATGACCCCACCAAGGTGGGAATCATCAACAAGAAACCCGCACACGCCCTCTTCGACCGCTTCAAGCGTGACGACCAGGTCGACCAGGCCTTCGCCGACCTCAAGGCCTACTGGACCGACCTTCTGGATCGGTTCACCCTAGACAGCGGCGACCCCCGCCTGGACCGGATGGTCAACATCTGGCATCAGTACCAGTGCATGGTCACCTTCAACCTTTCGCGCTCGGCTTCCTATTTCGAGTCGGGCACCGGGAGGGGGATGGGCTTCCGCGACTCCAACCAGGATCTCCTGGGCTTCGTCCACCTGATCCCCGGCCGCGCCCGTCAGCGCATCATCGACATCGCCTCAACCCAGCTGAAGGATGGGTCGGCCTGGCACCAGTACCAGCCCCTGACCAAAAGGGGGAACGCCGACATTGGCGGCGGCTTCAATGACGACCCCCTCTGGCTGGTGGCCGGTACCTACGCCTACCTGGCCGAGACCGGAGATTCCTCCATCCTGGGGGAGCCCGTCCCCTTCAACAATGTGGGAGGGACCCAGAGGCCCCTCCTGGAGCACCTGCGCCGGTCAGTCGGGTTCACGATGAACCACCTGGGCCCACATGGCCTCCCCTTGATCGGACGGGCCGACTGGAACGACTGCCTTGACCTCAACTGCTTCTCCGATACGCCGGGAGAGAGTTTCCAGACCGTCGAAAACAATGATACAGGTGTGGCTGAGTCGGTCCTGATCGGAGGCATGTTCGTCCTCTACGCCGGCCGCTACGCCGACATCCTGGACCATTACGGGACGGATTGCGGGATGAGCAGGGAAGCTGTAGCCCAGGAGACCGACTCGGTCCGCCAGGCCATCGAGAAGATGACCCATGCCATAGAGGGGGCCGGCTGGGACGGCAGGTGGTTCCTCAGGGCCTACGACGCTTACTCCCGTCCTGTCGGCTCCCACACCGACAGCGAGGGGCAGATCTACATCGAACCCCAGGGGATGTGTGTGCTGGCCGGTATCGGTCTCGGTGACGGCAAGGCCCGACAGGCTCTGACCTCGGTCAAGGAGAGGCTGACCTCCTCCTGGGGTACGGCTATCCTGGCCCCCGCCTATTCCACATATCGGATCGAACTGGGCGAAATCTCCTCCTACCCCAAGGGTTACAAGGAGAATGGCGGCATCTTCTGCCACGTCAACCCCTGGATCTCCATAGCCAACGCCATGGTAGACGATGACGAGGAGGCCTTTGCGGTCTACAGGCGTACCTGCCCGGCCTACCTGGAGGAGAAGTCTGACATCCGCAAGGTGGAGCCCTACGTCTACTGCCAGATGGTGGCCGGTCCTGAGTCCCCCACCCCCGGCGAAGGAAAGAACTCCTGGCTGACAGGCACGGCAGCCTGGTCCTTCGTGGACATCTCCCAGTACCTGCTGGGGGTCAGACCCACCTTGGACGGACTGGTCATCGAGCCCCACCTGCCCGCCGAATTCAACGAACTGACCGTCAGCAGGAGCTGGAGGGGGGTCACCTACCGGATTTCCATGAAGCGGACCGGAAAACGCTCGGTCAGCCTGGACGGCCGCGAACTTGGCGACGGGATGGTGCCGCCCCAGACCGGAGAGAATCCGGTGGACCTGACCGTGACCTTCTGA
- a CDS encoding TetR/AcrR family transcriptional regulator: MTGVEDWNQYRAGRRVNGSGPTVGSTFSENPRARQVFTGKGFTRRKRMTADERRDQIVKAAVKVIAAKGFWGMSLQDVADQVGITEAALYHYIDSKNDLFSMVMEQAYDSPEADEFIYKTCTGTDADGHSLLFFPRFCANNVIFNARRPEMVKLFSILNGEALSPSHPAHRYFVGRHQKFWRTIKSLNWCLPRGYDLDRFHHMWMLCMSAMDGLQYRWLADGSADLVAEWLAFSDELFPQEKWHGFMDPSDIDPDSEACLAAYGLITGGEQAVQDLRLRPGSPCDGVADSK, from the coding sequence ATGACCGGAGTAGAGGATTGGAACCAGTACCGGGCTGGTAGGAGGGTCAACGGATCCGGTCCGACGGTCGGGTCCACCTTTTCGGAAAACCCCCGTGCTCGTCAGGTCTTTACCGGCAAGGGTTTTACCCGACGCAAGCGGATGACCGCCGATGAGCGCAGGGACCAGATTGTCAAGGCGGCCGTCAAGGTGATTGCCGCCAAGGGCTTTTGGGGGATGTCCCTGCAGGATGTGGCCGATCAGGTGGGCATCACCGAGGCCGCTCTCTACCATTACATCGACTCCAAGAACGACCTGTTCAGCATGGTCATGGAGCAGGCCTATGACTCCCCTGAGGCCGACGAGTTCATCTACAAGACCTGTACAGGAACGGATGCGGACGGACACAGCCTCCTCTTCTTCCCGCGATTCTGCGCCAACAACGTCATTTTCAATGCCCGCAGGCCGGAGATGGTCAAGCTTTTCTCCATCCTGAACGGGGAGGCCCTGAGCCCTTCGCACCCGGCTCACCGCTATTTCGTCGGCCGCCACCAGAAGTTCTGGCGGACCATCAAATCACTGAACTGGTGCCTGCCCAGAGGGTACGACCTGGACCGCTTCCATCACATGTGGATGCTGTGCATGTCGGCCATGGATGGTCTGCAATACCGCTGGCTGGCGGACGGGTCAGCCGACTTGGTGGCCGAGTGGCTCGCCTTCTCCGACGAGCTTTTTCCTCAGGAGAAATGGCATGGGTTCATGGACCCCAGTGACATCGACCCGGATTCCGAAGCCTGCCTGGCTGCCTACGGCCTTATCACGGGTGGGGAGCAAGCGGTTCAGGACCTGCGACTTCGTCCAGGCAGCCCCTGCGATGGGGTGGCGGACAGCAAATGA
- a CDS encoding glycoside hydrolase family 1 protein, with protein sequence MGQESKFIFPSDFIWGTATAAFQVEGAAHEDGRTDSIWDTYCARPGTVVDGSNGDVACDQYHRYPEDIALMKEIGVGAYRMSISWSRIFPTAGGPVNQAGLDHYLKVLDMLRDNGIRPFITLYHWDLPQYLQDAGGWPSRATALRFGDYASALAASFGDRVDTWTTLNEPWCTAYLGYGNGAHAPGIKDYDQALAAVHHLNLAHGLACQAIRAQVGQDARLSVTLNLQVTRAASDSPEDLAAKERADLFANEVFLAPMLEDAYPEGASQAAKGDTDWRFVQDGDLETIHQPLDVLGLNYYATTYVKARRADDESADASVGPEGKLVDRHANAMPAQEGVEGQAPQGELTGMGWNQEPQGLTDVLVELGRRFPDIELMVTENGSAWDDQVSQDPDAPGGRIVHDPKRVAYLEEHVMAVAKAIQAGARVAGYFAWSLLDNFEWALGYTKRFGLIRVNYDTQERLWKDSGLRYSQIVRDRAV encoded by the coding sequence ATGGGCCAAGAGAGCAAGTTCATCTTCCCGTCCGATTTCATCTGGGGAACGGCCACGGCCGCCTTCCAGGTGGAAGGGGCGGCACACGAGGACGGCAGGACGGACTCCATCTGGGACACATATTGTGCCCGGCCGGGCACAGTCGTCGACGGGTCCAACGGTGATGTGGCCTGCGATCAGTATCACCGCTACCCGGAGGACATAGCCCTGATGAAGGAGATAGGTGTCGGCGCCTACCGCATGTCCATATCCTGGTCCCGCATTTTTCCCACGGCCGGCGGTCCGGTGAACCAGGCCGGGCTGGACCACTACCTGAAGGTCCTCGATATGTTGCGCGACAATGGAATCAGGCCCTTCATCACCCTATATCATTGGGACCTTCCCCAGTATCTACAGGATGCAGGTGGCTGGCCCAGCAGGGCTACGGCCCTCCGTTTCGGCGACTACGCATCCGCCTTGGCCGCCTCTTTCGGCGACCGGGTGGACACCTGGACCACCTTGAATGAGCCCTGGTGCACGGCCTATCTGGGTTATGGAAACGGGGCCCATGCCCCCGGGATCAAGGACTACGACCAGGCCCTGGCCGCCGTCCACCATCTGAACCTGGCCCATGGACTGGCCTGCCAGGCCATCAGGGCCCAGGTCGGGCAGGATGCACGACTCTCGGTCACCCTCAACCTTCAGGTGACCCGGGCGGCCTCGGACAGCCCGGAGGACCTCGCCGCCAAGGAGAGGGCCGACCTCTTCGCCAACGAGGTCTTCCTGGCCCCAATGCTGGAAGATGCCTATCCGGAAGGCGCCAGTCAGGCGGCAAAGGGAGACACCGACTGGCGCTTCGTGCAGGACGGTGATTTGGAAACCATCCATCAGCCCCTTGACGTTCTAGGACTGAACTACTACGCCACAACCTATGTGAAGGCCAGGAGGGCTGATGACGAATCCGCCGATGCCTCGGTCGGTCCCGAGGGCAAGCTGGTCGATCGCCATGCCAACGCCATGCCGGCCCAGGAGGGCGTAGAGGGGCAGGCCCCGCAGGGAGAGCTGACGGGGATGGGCTGGAACCAGGAACCCCAGGGTCTGACCGATGTGCTGGTCGAGCTGGGCCGACGTTTCCCCGATATAGAACTCATGGTGACCGAGAACGGCTCCGCTTGGGATGACCAGGTCAGTCAGGATCCGGACGCGCCCGGCGGGAGGATCGTTCACGATCCCAAGCGGGTGGCCTATCTGGAAGAGCATGTCATGGCCGTGGCCAAGGCCATTCAGGCCGGGGCCCGGGTGGCCGGCTACTTCGCCTGGTCCCTGCTGGACAACTTCGAGTGGGCCCTGGGCTACACCAAGCGCTTCGGGCTGATCAGGGTCAACTATGACACCCAGGAGCGGCTCTGGAAGGATTCCGGTCTGCGGTACTCGCAGATCGTCCGCGATCGAGCAGTCTGA
- a CDS encoding dolichyl-phosphate-mannose--protein mannosyltransferase, with translation MALLGGLLRFVRLGSPRAIVFDETYYVKDAWTMLMTGEPRNWPKKAGPLDLPIDQIFAQGHTSGWLPQAEYVVHPPVGKWCIALGLKLFGGAGNPFAWRVATALAGTIAILLLCRVALRLFHNLPIALTAGFLMAIDGLGIVMSRTGLLDNFIMVFVLGAWLCLMGHRDWARARLRQSWAKDQADFRLHYWVKVVQSQGQQGQKSRVELPVATTGPFIAWSWWRTGAALLLGLATGTKWSGAYFFAVFALISVLWDGWERHQAGYGSWLQSAVFRDGLPAALLMIPVWAGTYLASWTGWFLHSDSFMHSWAAQHPGQGLTWLPAGLRSLAEYHRQMWHFHTTLHTRHPYMANPLTWPLQIRPTSFYWQKLTGFPGLCGLAKDSPCVAAVTSLGNPLTWWLGSICMILAIAIAVVAKHGDWRIWGILAGMLAGWLPWIQYMNRTTFTFYSIVILPWMILAICYVVNWLRQNSDSVLYRQTMIMGLTLLGLTSVFFYPLWTAMPIPYEFWRMHMWLSSWI, from the coding sequence ATGGCTCTTCTAGGCGGGCTCCTGCGGTTTGTGCGGCTGGGCAGCCCTCGGGCCATCGTCTTCGACGAGACATATTACGTCAAAGATGCCTGGACCATGCTGATGACCGGCGAGCCACGCAACTGGCCGAAAAAAGCCGGCCCGCTGGACCTTCCCATCGACCAGATCTTCGCCCAGGGGCACACCAGCGGCTGGCTTCCTCAGGCCGAATACGTGGTCCACCCACCGGTGGGCAAGTGGTGTATCGCGCTGGGGCTCAAACTGTTTGGAGGGGCCGGCAACCCCTTCGCCTGGCGAGTGGCCACTGCCCTGGCCGGCACCATCGCCATCCTGCTGCTCTGCCGTGTGGCCCTGCGCCTCTTCCACAACCTGCCCATAGCCCTGACAGCCGGCTTCCTCATGGCCATCGACGGTCTGGGCATCGTCATGAGCCGTACCGGCCTGCTGGACAACTTCATCATGGTCTTCGTCCTAGGGGCCTGGCTGTGCCTAATGGGCCATCGGGACTGGGCTCGGGCCAGGCTGCGGCAATCCTGGGCCAAGGACCAGGCCGATTTCCGCCTGCACTACTGGGTGAAGGTCGTTCAGTCACAGGGACAGCAGGGGCAGAAAAGCCGTGTCGAACTGCCCGTGGCCACCACCGGCCCCTTCATCGCTTGGTCCTGGTGGCGGACCGGAGCCGCCCTGCTCCTGGGCCTGGCCACCGGCACCAAATGGTCGGGCGCCTATTTCTTCGCCGTCTTTGCCCTGATCTCGGTGCTCTGGGACGGTTGGGAACGCCATCAGGCAGGGTATGGATCCTGGCTGCAGAGCGCCGTGTTCAGGGACGGGCTGCCGGCGGCATTGCTCATGATCCCCGTCTGGGCGGGCACCTATCTGGCCTCCTGGACAGGATGGTTCCTGCACAGCGATTCCTTCATGCATAGCTGGGCGGCCCAGCACCCTGGCCAGGGCTTGACCTGGCTACCGGCGGGGTTGCGGTCCCTGGCTGAATACCACCGGCAGATGTGGCACTTCCACACCACCCTGCACACCCGCCACCCGTATATGGCCAACCCCTTGACATGGCCCCTGCAGATCAGGCCCACCAGTTTCTACTGGCAGAAGCTCACCGGATTCCCGGGCCTGTGCGGACTGGCCAAGGACTCCCCCTGCGTGGCCGCCGTCACATCCCTGGGCAATCCCCTGACCTGGTGGCTGGGCAGCATCTGCATGATCCTCGCCATCGCTATCGCCGTAGTGGCCAAGCACGGAGATTGGCGAATCTGGGGGATACTGGCAGGCATGCTGGCCGGCTGGCTGCCTTGGATCCAATACATGAACCGGACCACTTTCACCTTCTATTCCATAGTCATCCTGCCTTGGATGATCCTGGCGATCTGCTATGTGGTCAACTGGCTTCGGCAGAATTCAGACAGCGTCCTCTACCGGCAGACCATGATCATGGGGCTGACCCTGCTGGGCCTGACCTCGGTCTTCTTCTACCCGCTGTGGACCGCCATGCCCATCCCCTACGAATTCTGGCGTATGCACATGTGGCTGTCCAGCTGGATCTAA
- the rsmI gene encoding 16S rRNA (cytidine(1402)-2'-O)-methyltransferase, producing MNGRSDGHVLGGESREEPIPPSVSRGTVVLAATPIGNVADASTRLVELLQSADLVAAEDTRRLYDLANRLGVRVGGRVMAYHDHNERRMADPILDQVREGACALVVSDAGMPTINDPGMAIVRRAIERGIPVTCAPGPSAVLDALALSGLPTDRFCYEGFLPRRHQERLRHLRTLRSEERTMVFYETPHRIDQAMQDLQEVFGPGRLMALCRELTKEHEQIRRGTIGDIVCSLREDPPRGEMVLVVAGASALEARRNDPEAMDDRQLAALARDLARSEGLRLKEAIARVAAEHPLADGSLPNRKRIYALAVEDDRGD from the coding sequence ATGAATGGCCGGAGCGATGGACATGTACTGGGCGGAGAAAGTCGTGAGGAGCCGATTCCTCCCAGTGTTTCACGTGGAACGGTGGTGCTGGCGGCCACACCTATAGGCAATGTCGCCGATGCTTCGACACGCTTGGTGGAGCTCCTGCAGTCGGCTGACTTGGTGGCTGCGGAGGACACACGGAGGCTTTATGATCTGGCCAATCGGTTAGGGGTGCGCGTAGGCGGCAGGGTTATGGCCTATCACGATCACAACGAGCGGCGGATGGCCGATCCCATTCTGGATCAGGTTCGTGAAGGGGCCTGTGCGCTGGTGGTCTCGGATGCGGGCATGCCTACCATCAATGATCCGGGTATGGCCATCGTCAGGCGGGCCATCGAACGAGGCATACCGGTCACCTGTGCGCCCGGCCCCAGCGCGGTGCTGGATGCCCTGGCCCTCTCCGGCCTGCCGACCGACCGCTTCTGCTATGAGGGATTTCTTCCCCGCCGACATCAGGAACGGCTGCGGCATCTGCGCACCCTGCGCAGCGAGGAGCGGACCATGGTCTTCTACGAGACCCCCCACCGCATTGATCAGGCTATGCAGGATCTTCAGGAGGTCTTCGGCCCCGGTCGGCTCATGGCTCTCTGCCGGGAACTGACCAAGGAGCATGAGCAGATCCGGCGGGGCACCATCGGCGACATCGTGTGTTCCCTGCGGGAAGATCCCCCCAGGGGAGAGATGGTCCTGGTCGTGGCTGGTGCCTCCGCCTTGGAGGCCAGGCGCAATGATCCTGAGGCTATGGATGACCGGCAGTTGGCCGCTCTGGCACGTGATCTGGCCCGATCCGAGGGCCTGCGGCTTAAGGAGGCCATTGCCCGGGTGGCTGCCGAGCATCCCCTGGCCGATGGCAGCCTGCCCAATCGCAAAAGGATTTATGCCTTGGCTGTTGAAGATGACAGGGGGGACTGA
- the metG gene encoding methionine--tRNA ligase, producing the protein MSHILVSVAWPYANGPRHIGHVAGFGVPSDVYARYERMKGNDVLMVSGTDEHGTPILVEADAEGVGPQEIADRYNRVIVKDLCDLGLSYDLFTRTTTGNHEKVVQELFRQCRANGYIYEGQQKVAISPSTGRTLPDRYIEGTCPICGADGARGDQCDNCGNELDPDELINPVSKINGEMPRFEESRHFFLDLPALAEANLAWLKTRKGWRSNVLNFSLGLFREVKPRAITRDIDWGIPVPVDGWVDDPNKKLYVWFDAVIGYLSASIEWARRQGDPEAWRKWWNDPKALGYYFMGKDNITFHSQIWPSEILAYNGQGSKGGQPGSYGELNLPEQVVASEFMTMEGKKFSSSRGIVIYVKDILARYPVDAVRYYISIAGPETSDSDFTWAEFVRHNNEELAASWGNLVNRVANLLNKDFGSIPAIEQSWLTGEDAALLDRSLQTFDTVGSLIERHRQKAALVEAMALVGDINKYISAQEPWKIKDDKNRLAAVLHTAAQAVLDVNTMLAPFLPHASQRVWETMGGKGIFSPLPRVEEVDDLDRSDFHYPIITGDYRLGETVHPWAREPLRDGTPIDRPTPIFPRIPKEAVQEELDRFQEQLDRRKAKERARFEAEQAKLGDQGK; encoded by the coding sequence ATGAGTCATATCCTTGTTTCCGTCGCCTGGCCCTACGCGAATGGGCCCCGTCACATCGGCCACGTCGCTGGGTTCGGCGTTCCCTCCGACGTCTATGCACGCTACGAACGCATGAAGGGCAATGATGTCCTTATGGTTTCGGGGACTGACGAGCACGGCACTCCCATCCTGGTGGAGGCTGACGCCGAAGGTGTGGGACCTCAGGAGATCGCTGACCGCTATAACCGGGTCATTGTCAAGGATCTGTGCGATCTGGGGCTCAGCTATGACCTTTTCACCAGGACCACGACCGGCAACCATGAGAAGGTGGTGCAGGAGCTTTTCCGCCAGTGCCGGGCCAACGGCTACATCTATGAGGGCCAGCAGAAGGTGGCCATCTCGCCTTCCACCGGCCGGACCCTGCCGGACCGCTATATTGAGGGGACCTGCCCCATTTGCGGTGCTGATGGAGCTCGCGGCGACCAGTGCGACAACTGCGGCAACGAGCTGGATCCGGACGAGCTGATCAACCCTGTGTCCAAGATCAATGGGGAGATGCCCCGGTTTGAGGAGTCCAGGCACTTCTTCCTGGATCTTCCCGCTCTGGCCGAGGCCAACCTGGCCTGGCTGAAGACCCGGAAGGGCTGGCGCAGCAACGTGCTCAACTTCTCCCTGGGGCTCTTCAGGGAGGTCAAGCCGCGGGCCATCACCCGCGACATCGACTGGGGCATTCCCGTGCCTGTGGACGGCTGGGTCGACGACCCCAACAAGAAGCTCTACGTCTGGTTCGATGCCGTCATCGGCTACCTGTCGGCATCCATCGAATGGGCTCGTCGTCAGGGCGACCCCGAGGCCTGGCGCAAGTGGTGGAATGATCCTAAGGCCTTGGGCTATTACTTCATGGGCAAGGACAACATCACCTTCCACTCCCAGATCTGGCCCTCGGAGATCCTGGCTTACAACGGTCAGGGGTCCAAGGGCGGACAGCCGGGATCCTACGGCGAACTCAACCTGCCTGAGCAGGTGGTGGCCAGCGAGTTCATGACCATGGAGGGCAAGAAGTTCAGTTCCTCCAGGGGCATCGTCATCTACGTCAAGGACATCCTGGCACGCTATCCGGTCGATGCAGTCCGCTACTACATTTCCATCGCCGGGCCAGAAACTTCGGACTCGGACTTCACTTGGGCTGAGTTTGTCCGGCACAACAACGAGGAGCTGGCCGCCTCCTGGGGCAACCTGGTCAATCGCGTGGCCAACCTGCTCAACAAGGACTTCGGCAGCATCCCCGCCATTGAGCAGTCCTGGCTGACCGGAGAGGACGCCGCCCTGCTGGACCGCAGCCTGCAGACCTTTGATACTGTGGGATCCCTGATCGAACGCCATCGCCAGAAGGCCGCCCTGGTCGAGGCCATGGCTCTGGTGGGCGACATCAACAAGTACATCTCCGCCCAGGAGCCTTGGAAAATTAAGGATGACAAGAACCGTCTGGCTGCTGTCCTGCATACCGCCGCCCAGGCCGTACTGGACGTCAACACCATGCTGGCCCCCTTCCTGCCCCATGCTTCTCAGCGGGTCTGGGAGACCATGGGCGGCAAGGGCATCTTTTCCCCCTTGCCCCGTGTCGAGGAGGTTGACGACCTGGATCGGTCCGATTTCCACTATCCCATCATCACCGGCGACTACCGGCTGGGGGAGACGGTCCATCCTTGGGCGCGCGAGCCCCTCAGGGACGGCACGCCAATCGATCGGCCCACACCCATCTTCCCGCGCATTCCCAAGGAAGCCGTGCAGGAGGAGCTGGACCGCTTCCAGGAGCAGCTGGATCGCCGCAAGGCCAAGGAGCGTGCCAGATTCGAGGCTGAACAGGCCAAGCTGGGCGACCAGGGCAAGTGA